A stretch of the Nicotiana tabacum cultivar K326 chromosome 6, ASM71507v2, whole genome shotgun sequence genome encodes the following:
- the LOC107820577 gene encoding basic leucine zipper 23: protein MDDGELEFSNQEMLSSSNFGEFPDSGSMDSFFNEILKDTHACTHTHTCNPPGPDNTHTHTCYHVHTKIVPPLSEDKTASDDTAESAEGKRKKRPLGNREAVRKYREKKKARAASLEDEVVRLRAINQQLMKRLQGQAVLESEIARLKCLLVDIRGRIEGEIGSFPYQKPMKSGDVYQNLVNPNLPGAYVMNPCNLQCDDRVYCLHPGSEGKSLDDTALDGQGFDNCEFETLQCLGNQTSELKEGSGCALGNGAPTGNPSGGSKRKGTRAAIAS from the coding sequence ATGGATGACGGTGAGCTGGAATTTTCTAATCAAGAAATGTTGTCAAGTTCAAATTTTGGTGAATTTCCAGACAGTGGTTCAATGGACAGTTTCTTCAATGAAATTCTCAAGGATACACATGCTTGCACTCATACGCACACCTGCAATCCACCTGGCCCTGATAACACCCACACACATACATGTTATCATGTTCATACCAAAATTGTCCCTCCCCTGAGTGAGGATAAGACAGCCAGTGATGATACTGCTGAATCCGCagagggaaaaagaaagaaacggCCTTTGGGTAATAGAGAAGCGGTTCGTAAGTACCGTGAGAAGAAGAAGGCTCGAGCTGCCTCATTAGAAGATGAAGTTGTCAGATTAAGGGCTATAAATCAGCAACTCATGAAAAGGCTGCAGGGTCAGGCTGTGTTGGAATCTGAGATTGCAAGGCTCAAGTGCTTGCTTGTGGATATCCGTGGAAGGATTGAAGGTGAAATTGGATCTTTTCCATACCAGAAGCCTATGAAGAGTGGGGATGTTTATCAGAACCTTGTTAATCCTAATCTCCCTGGAGCATATGTGATGAACCCTTGCAACTTGCAATGTGATGATCGGGTTTACTGCCTCCACCCTGGATCAGAAGGTAAAAGCTTGGATGACACAGCATTAGATGGACAAGGCTTCGATAACTGTGAATTTGAGACTCTCCAATGTTTGGGTAATCAGACCTCTGAACTGAAGGAGGGTTCTGGCTGTGCATTGGGTAATGGGGCTCCTACTGGAAACCCTTCTGGTGGGAGTAAAAGAAAAG